A portion of the Manihot esculenta cultivar AM560-2 chromosome 2, M.esculenta_v8, whole genome shotgun sequence genome contains these proteins:
- the LOC110609330 gene encoding uncharacterized protein LOC110609330 yields MHWLLVFLAGFSVGAFAVVALEVLGVYVFFKRLNRKIPQEQLKSSPHSSHKDLDPQQSLDHFYNKKGVVWVLESDKVPRNWVVENVLNEQKKKKDLFEVNPVKKFAKIKDRVLILTDSDGSHASFSLKGCIVEAVSASDLSTRKWAKRFPIKVESKTSIIYDASKTVYIYLDTSWEKESWCKALRLASCDDKEKLNWFTKLSKEFHRYLASLNTGYPSFMKPSAGFIAEPVDRVAKFDGSASKVRSFLKKLARKASKTSIENRGSFSLGHEHEEKKTIDQSHLFRDPTLNSNVVKTAPTTKALLSSEENIGVLSSSTSSCSTSQHPISVVSDVDYDDKLNADEGTLCWNLLLSRFFFDAKSSPRIISSLQARIQRTLSNMRTPTYIGQVVCTDLGLGSLPPYIHCIRVLPTDMNEVWAWEVDFEYRAGLVLDIETRLEVKNLQKDMVNTNSESSSVGDVSTDLLEGFEYFGKQLNLSEGTADAQEWENERNHKLDGLKNSTSYSSTSTNVSRWKCILNSIAKQVSQVPLSLSIRVASLRGTLRLHIKPPPSDQLWYGFTSMPDIEFDLESSIGEHKITNGHVALFLINRFKASMRETMVLPNCESLYIPWMLAEKDDWIPRKVAPFMWLSREATSDHATAREVDGSQPDKAKSEAAPHRRASKNDPENKHLKAECSQQSFSDYSDAVESSLSSTKPSTQSSNFSQELTDPLLASYEPQAISQQSKGMSERQSPSRSLVDAEKQNHSAVEEDDSKLKRMGRRARMLDLGKKMGDKLEEKRRHIEEKGRSIVEKMRGP; encoded by the exons ATGCATTGGTTACTAGTATTTCTTGCCGGGTTTTCTGTTGGGGCATTCGCCGTTGTTGCCTTGGAAGTTCTGGGCGTCTATGTCTTCTTTAAACGACTGAATCGCAAGATTCCACAAGAGCAGCTTAAATCATCACCTCATTCTTCTCATAAAGATCTCGATCCCCAACAGTCCCTCGATCACTTCTATAACAAGAAG GGGGTTGTCTGGGTCCTAGAATCAGATAAAGTTCCCAGAAATTGGGTGGTGGAAAATGTGCTAAATgagcaaaaaaagaaaaaggatctCTTTGAGGTTAATCCTGTTAAGAAATTTGCAAAAATCAAGGATCGAGTTCTAATTTTGACAGATTCAGATGGTTCCCATGCATCTTTTTCGTTAAAGGGTTGCATTGTAGAAGCTGTTTCTGCTTCAGACCTTTCTACAAGAAAATG GGCCAAAAGATTTCCTATAAAAGTGGAAAGCAAAACTTCAATTATATATGATGCAAGTAAAACAGTTTACATTTATCTCGACACGTCTTGGGAGAAGGAGTCATGGTGTAAAGCCCTCCGTCTTGCCTCATGTGATGACAAAGAAAAACTTAACTGGTTCACTAAGTTGAGTAAAGAGTTCCACCGTTATTTGGCATCCTTAAATACAGGATACCCTTCATTTATGAAACCCTCAGCAGGATTCATTGCTGAACCAGTAGATAGGGTGGCTAAGTTTGATGGTTCTGCATCAAAAGTTCGCTCATTTCTGAAAAAGCTTGCTAGAAAAGCTTCAAAGACTAGTATAGAGAATAGGGGATCTTTTTCACTAGGCCATGAACATGAAGAGAAAAAGACTATTGACCAGAGTCATTTATTCCGAGATCCAACCTTAAACAGCAATGTGGTAAAAACTGCTCCAACAACAAAGGCATTGCTGAGTTCTGAGGAAAATATTGGAGTACTTTCATCATCAACTTCTTCTTGCTCCACGAGCCAACACCCTATTTCTGTTGTTTCCGATGTGGATTATGATGACAAGTTAAATGCTGATGAAGGAACACTCTGTTGGAATTTGCTTCTTTCCCGATTTTTTTTTGATGCCAAAAGCAGTCCAAGGATAATCAGTTCATTGCAAGCTCGGATTCAG AGAACCTTATCCAATATGAGGACACCCACTTACATAGGTCAAGTTGTATGTACTGACCTAGGCCTCGGAAGTCTACCACCTTATATCCACTGTATAAGAGTACTTCCTACAGACATGAATGAGGTATGGGCATGGGAAGTTGATTTTGAATATCGTGCTGGACTGGTGCTAGATATTGAAACAAGGCTGGAAGTTAAGAATCTGCAAAAGGATATGGTGAATACAAACTCAGAATCAAGTTCAGTTGGGGATGTCTCTACAGACCTTCTTGAAGGTTTTGAATATTTTGGGAAACAGCTGAATCTTTCTGAAGGAACTGCTGATGCACAAGAGTGGGAGAATGAAAGGAATCATAAACTTG ATGGGTTAAAGAATTCTACAAGTTATTCATCAACATCAACTAATGTGTCTAGGTGGAAATGCATTCTTAATTCTATTGCAAAACAGGTTTCACAG GTACCTCTCTCTTTGTCGATAAGGGTTGCATCACTCCGTGGAACACTGCGTTTACATATAAAGCCACCTCCTTCTGATCAATTGTGGTATGGATTTACATCTATGCCTGATATAGAGTTTGACTTGGAGTCATCTATTGGGGAACACAAGATTACGAATGGGCATGTTGCTTTGTTCTTGATCAATCGGTTTAAG GCTTCCATGAGAGAGACTATGGTTCTTCCAAACTGTGAAAGCCTGTACATTCCCTGGATGTTAGCTGAAAAGGATGACTGGATACCTCGGAAAGTTGCTCCTTTTATGTGGCTTAGTCGAGAAGCCACTAGTGATCATGCCACTGCACGCGAAGTTGATGGTTCCCAACCCGACAAAGCAAAATCTGAGGCAGCGCCTCACAGGAGAGCTTCTAAAAATGATCCAGAAAATAAGCATTTAAAAGCTGAATGTTCTCAACAATCATTTTCTGATTATTCTGATGCTGTGGAGAGCTCATTGAGCTCCACCAAGCCATCAACACAAAGCAGCAATTTTTCGCAAGAACTAACAGATCCTTTATTGGCAAGCTATGAACCACAAGCAATTTCACAACAAAGTAAAGGTATGTCAGAGCGTCAATCACCATCTAGGTCTCTTGTAGATGCTGAAAAACAGAATCACAGTGCTGTTGAAGAAGACGATTCAAAACTAAAGAGGATGGGAAGAAGGGCGAGGATGCTTGATCTGGGGAAGAAGATGGGTGACAAACTTGAAGAGAAGAGACGCCACATTGAAGAAAAGGGCAGGAGCATTGTTGAGAAGATGCGAGGACCATGA
- the LOC110609333 gene encoding probable aquaporin TIP3-2, with amino-acid sequence MSTRTYAFGRAEEAIHPDSLRASLAEFVSTLIFVFAGEGSVLALDKLYTETGSPASGLVMVALAHALALFSAVSASINISGGHVNPAVTFGALVGGRISVLRAFYYWVAQLLGSIVASLLLRLVTNGMRPVGFYVASGVGVVHGLILEMVLTFGLVYTVYATAVDPKRGSLGIIAPLAIGLIVGANILVGGPFDGASMNPARAFGPALVGWRWRNHWIYWLGPFVGGGLAALIYEYMVIPTEPLPHHTHHQPLAPEDY; translated from the exons ATGTCTACTAGGACATATGCATTTGGGAGGGCAGAAGAGGCCATCCATCCTGACTCATTGAGAGCCTCATTAGCTGAATTCGTCTCCACTCTTATCTTCGTCTTCGCCGGTGAAGGCTCCGTTCTTGCTCTTG ACAAATTGTACACAGAAACAGGGTCTCCGGCTTCTGGGTTGGTGATGGTTGCGCTTGCACATGCATTGGCATTGTTTTCTGCTGTTTCAGCCAGCATCAACATATCAGGTGGCCATGTGAATCCTGCTGTTACCTTCGGAGCTCTCGTTGGAGGAAGGATCTCAGTCCTTCGCGCTTTCTATTACTGGGTTGCTCAGCTTCTTGGTTCTATTGTCGCTTCTCTTTTGTTGAGGCTTGTCACTAATGGGATG AGACCAGTGGGATTCTATGTAGCATCAGGGGTTGGAGTGGTGCATGGCCTGATACTGGAAATGGTACTGACATTTGGACTGGTATACACAGTATATGCGACAGCCGTTGATCCCAAAAGGGGAAGCTTGGGGATTATTGCCCCTCTAGCCATCGGGCTCATTGTTGGGGCCAACATTTTAGTTGGTGGTCCTTTTGATGGAGCGTCAATGAATCCAGCAAGAGCTTTTGGGCCTGCCCTAGTTGGGTGGAGATGGAGAAACCATTGGATCTACTGGCTGGGTCCTTTCGTTGGAGGCGGCTTGGCAGCGCTGATATACGAGTACATGGTCATCCCTACAGAGCCATTACCTCATCATACTCATCATCAACCTTTGGCTCCAGAAGATTACtag
- the LOC110608732 gene encoding PHD finger-like domain-containing protein 5A, whose translation MAKHHPDLIMCRKQPGIAIGRLCEKCDGKCVICDSYVRPCTLVRVCDECNYGSFQGRCVICGGVGISDAYYCKECTQQEKDRDGCPKIVNLGSAKTDLFYERKKYGFKKR comes from the coding sequence ATGGCCAAGCATCATCCTGATTTAATTATGTGCCGAAAGCAGCCAGGAATTGCCATTGGACGACTTTGTGAGAAATGTGATGGGAAATGTGTAATATGTGACTCGTATGTGCGTCCTTGCACACTTGTGCGTGTTTGTGACGAATGCAATTATGGATCCTTCCAAGGTAGGTGTGTTATTTGTGGAGGAGTGGGTATTTCGGATGCCTACTATTGCAAAGAGTGCACGCAGCAAGAGAAAGATAGGGATGGGTGCCCAAAAATTGTTAATTTAGGGAGTGCCAAAACAGATCTGTTCTACGAACGCAAGAAATATGGATTTAAGAAAAGATGA
- the LOC110609526 gene encoding internal alternative NAD(P)H-ubiquinone oxidoreductase A1, mitochondrial isoform X1, whose protein sequence is MAWFGNLIRFSTTKSASSSSITTKPLILNTLFSHFTTDASLHNHSHSSPPPTQFAGLGPTKHNEKPRIVVLGSGWAGCRLMKGIDTKLYDVVCVSPRNHMVFTPLLASTCVGTLEFRSVAEPIARIQPAISKEPGSYFFLANCTGLDTHNHLVHCHTVTDGANTVDPWKFSISYDKLVIALGAEASTFGIQGVKEHAVFLREVHHAQEIRRKLLLNLMLSDVPGISEEEKRSLLHCVVVGGGPTGVEFSGELSDFIMRDVRQRYTHVKDYIHVTLIEANEILSSFDDRLRRYATKQLTKSGVRLVRGIVKDVKPQKLILNDGSEVPYGLLVWSTGVGPSLFVKSLDLPKSPGGRIGIDEWLRVPAVQDVFAIGDCSGFLESTGKTVLPALAQVAERQGKYLASLLNKIGRAGGGHANAAKDVELGDPFVYKHLGSMATIGSYKALVDLRQSKEAKGISLAGFISWFVWRSAYLTRVVSWRNRFYVAINWATTFVFGRDISRI, encoded by the exons ATGGCTTGGTTTGGAAACCTAATTCGATTCTCAACTACCAAATCAGCATCTTCTTCATCCATCACAACCAAACCCCTCATTTTAAATACCCTTTTCTCCCATTTCACCACCGACGCCTCCCTTCACAATCACAGCCACTCATCACCACCGCCGACACAGTTTGCTGGCCTAGGCCCCACCAAACACAATGAGAAACCACGGATTGTGGTGTTGGGGTCCGGCTGGGCTGGCTGCCGCCTTATGAAGGGCATAGACACCAAGTTATATGATGTCGTTTGCGTATCCCCCCGGAACCACATGGTCTTTACCCCTCTGTTGGCTTCCACTTGCGTCGGCACTCTCGAATTCAGGTCAGTGGCTGAGCCCATCGCTCGAATCCAGCCTGCCATTTCTAAGGAACCTGGCTCCTACTTCTTTCTCGCCAACTGCACTGGTCTCGATACTCATAACCATTTG GTGCATTGTCACACCGTTACTGATGGAGCAAACACCGTGGATCCATGGAAGTTCAGTATATCATATGACAAACTGGTAATTGCGTTAGGAGCAGAAGCCTCAACATTTGGGATCCAAGGTGTCAAAGAACATGCGGTTTTTCTTCGAGAAGTTCACCATGCTCAGGAAATTCGGAGAAAGCTACTCCTAAACCTGATGCTTTCTGATGTACCTG GTATttcagaagaagagaagagaagctTGTTacattgtgttgttgttggagGTGGCCCCACTGGAGTTGAATTTAGTGGTGAACTTAGTGATTTTATCATGAGAGATGTTCGTCAAAGATATACCCATGTGAAAGATTATATCCATGTTACATTGATTGAG GCAAATGAGATATTATCGTCCTTCGATGATCGCCTCCGTCGCTATGCTACTAAGCAGTTGACAAAG TCAGGAGTCCGTCTTGTCCGTGGGATTGTCAAAGATGTTAAGCCTCAGAAGCTAATTCTCAATGATGGCTCAGAGGTTCCCTATGGTCTATTGGTGTGGTCTACTGGTGTTGGACCCTCACTTTTTGTAAAATCTCTGGACCTTCCTAAATCTCCTGGTGGGAG AATTGGTATTGATGAGTGGCTGCGGGTCCCTGCTGTGCAAGATGTGTTTGCTATTGGTGACTGCAGTGGGTTTCTTGAAAGTACTGGTAAAACAGTTCTTCCTGCTTTGGCTCAG GTTGCTGAACGGCAAGGAAAATATCTTGCAAGTCTCTTGAACAAAATTGGTAGGGCTGGTGGAGGGCATGCAAATGCTGCTAAAGATGTAGAATTGGGTGATCCATTTGTTTACAAACATCTTGGAAGCATGGCAACTATCGGCAGCTACAAGGCTCTGGTTGATCTTAGACAGAGCAAA GAGGCCAAAGGGATTTCTCTGGCAGGGTTTATCAGTTGGTTTGTATGGCGCTCTGCATATCTAACGCGTGTAGTAAGCTGGAGGAATAGATTCTATGTGGCTATTAACTGGGCCACAACTTTTGTGTTTGGTCGAGATATAAGCAGAATATAG